The genome window ggggggtatTCCCGCGTGGTTTCCCCACGTCACGGCGCGGGGAaagccccgccgcgccgccgctcTTAGGGCCGCGCtgcgctccgctccgccccgtCCGCCCGCCCGCACTCTCTTGCCGCCGCCAAGCCGTGCCGAACTCAGCCGCCGCGATGATGCCCGGCAGGACCCTGCGCAAGGTCGCGCCTCCCGCCGCTCCCGCAGGTACTGGAGGGTGAAGGAAGCGGTCTGGTGGCGGGGCGCTTCTCTGCCCTGGCCGCTGCCCGCCGGCTCCAGCACCCGGAGCGGGGGCAGCGCTCGTCGCGCCGCGAGCGGCAGGATGCGGCCTCGGCCTCCCGTGTGAATgcgggggggtgtgggggtgttaTCATTGAGAAAAACGCTGCCTTATTTACAGTATTGCCAAGATCTCATtagaattaaaaccaaatatgGGTGGCTGACAGCCGTGCGTATGCTCTGCAGAACGGGGGGTGGTGGCGGAGTGCGCCCTGCAGCTGCGCAGGATAGG of Phalacrocorax aristotelis chromosome W, bGulAri2.1, whole genome shotgun sequence contains these proteins:
- the LOC142049573 gene encoding phorbol-12-myristate-13-acetate-induced protein 1-like, whose protein sequence is MMPGRTLRKVAPPAAPAERGVVAECALQLRRIGDKWDLRQKILNLLTKLFRPET